The Xenorhabdus doucetiae genome has a window encoding:
- the ftnA gene encoding non-heme ferritin translates to MLKQEMIKKLNEQLNLEFYSANLYLQMSAWCSDKGYEGAAAFLRTHSQEEMQHMQRLFDYLGDTGSMPVLGAIQAPPVEFKSISDVFNQTYEHEKLITEEINKLAHVAMTTQDYSTFNFLQWYVAEQHEEEKLFKSILDKLDMVGESGKSLFLLDKDLKGLSMAPAHA, encoded by the coding sequence ATGTTAAAACAAGAAATGATCAAAAAATTAAACGAACAATTAAATCTGGAATTTTACTCTGCGAATTTATACTTGCAAATGAGTGCATGGTGTAGTGATAAGGGATATGAAGGTGCCGCTGCGTTTTTAAGAACCCATTCGCAGGAAGAAATGCAACATATGCAACGTTTGTTTGATTATTTGGGCGACACGGGTTCAATGCCTGTATTGGGTGCTATTCAGGCTCCTCCTGTTGAATTCAAGTCTATCTCAGATGTGTTCAATCAAACTTATGAGCATGAAAAACTGATCACAGAAGAGATCAATAAGCTCGCTCATGTCGCGATGACAACACAAGATTACTCCACCTTTAATTTCTTACAGTGGTATGTTGCTGAACAGCACGAAGAAGAGAAACTGTTCAAATCTATCCTGGATAAATTGGATATGGTGGGTGAAAGCGGAAAATCGCTGTTTTTGCTGGATAAAGATCTTAAGGGATTATCTATGGCACCAGCACACGCCTGA